One window of the Streptococcus parasanguinis ATCC 15912 genome contains the following:
- the pyrH gene encoding UMP kinase: protein MVEPKYKRILIKLSGEALAGERGVGIDIKTVQNMAQEIKEVHELGIEIALVIGGGNLWRGEPAAEAGMDRVQADYTGMLGTVMNALVMADSLQQVGVDTRVQTAIAMQQVAEPYIRGRALRHLEKDRIVIFGAGIGSPYFSTDTTAALRAAEIEADAILMAKNGVDGVYNADPKKDASAVKFEELTHRDVINKGLRIMDSTASTLSMDNDIDLVVFNMNEPGNIKRVVFGENIGTTVSNNVEK from the coding sequence ATGGTAGAACCTAAGTATAAACGTATCTTAATCAAGCTATCTGGTGAGGCTCTTGCCGGCGAACGTGGTGTCGGAATCGATATCAAAACTGTCCAAAATATGGCCCAAGAAATCAAGGAAGTTCATGAACTTGGAATTGAAATTGCCTTGGTGATTGGAGGGGGAAACCTTTGGCGTGGAGAACCTGCTGCTGAAGCAGGGATGGATCGTGTCCAAGCAGACTACACAGGTATGCTCGGTACTGTCATGAACGCACTTGTGATGGCTGATTCGCTTCAACAAGTTGGCGTGGATACCCGTGTTCAAACTGCGATTGCTATGCAACAAGTTGCAGAACCTTATATCCGTGGTCGTGCCCTTCGTCACCTTGAAAAAGACCGGATCGTGATCTTTGGTGCGGGGATCGGTTCTCCTTACTTCTCAACAGATACGACCGCAGCCCTTCGTGCAGCTGAGATTGAAGCAGATGCCATTCTCATGGCCAAAAATGGGGTCGATGGTGTTTACAATGCCGATCCGAAAAAAGATGCTTCAGCTGTGAAATTTGAGGAATTGACTCACCGTGATGTGATCAACAAAGGTCTTCGCATCATGGACTCAACAGCCTCTACTCTCTCCATGGACAACGACATTGACTTGGTTGTCTTTAATATGAATGAACCAGGCAATATCAAACGCGTTGTCTTTGGTGAAAATATTGGTACAACCGTATCGAATAACGTAGAAAAATAA
- the frr gene encoding ribosome recycling factor — translation MANPIVEKAKERMTQSHQSLGREFGSIRAGRANASLLDRIFVEYYGVETPLNQLASITIPEARVLLITPFDKSSLKDIEHSINASDLGITPANDGSVIRLVIPALTEETRRDLAKEVKKVGENAKVAIRNIRRDAMDEAKKQEKAKEITEDELKGLEKEIQKVTDDAVKHVDEMTAHKEKELMEV, via the coding sequence ATGGCAAACCCAATCGTAGAAAAAGCAAAAGAAAGAATGACCCAGTCTCACCAAAGTTTGGGACGTGAATTTGGTAGCATCCGTGCTGGACGTGCAAACGCAAGTCTTTTGGATCGTATTTTCGTAGAATACTACGGAGTAGAGACTCCTTTGAACCAATTGGCATCTATCACTATTCCAGAAGCACGTGTCTTGTTGATCACACCATTTGATAAATCATCTTTGAAAGACATCGAGCACAGCATCAATGCTTCTGACCTTGGTATCACTCCAGCCAACGATGGATCTGTTATCCGTTTGGTTATCCCAGCTTTGACAGAAGAAACTCGTCGTGACTTGGCAAAAGAAGTGAAAAAAGTGGGTGAAAATGCTAAAGTAGCGATCCGTAACATCCGTCGTGATGCTATGGATGAAGCGAAGAAACAAGAAAAAGCAAAAGAAATCACAGAAGATGAATTGAAAGGTCTTGAAAAAGAGATCCAAAAAGTTACGGATGACGCTGTTAAGCATGTAGATGAAATGACAGCTCATAAAGAAAAAGAATTGATGGAAGTTTAA
- a CDS encoding YozE family protein: MRKSFYTWLMTERNPKSNAPKALLADLAFHESAFPKHTDDFDEVSRYLEEHASFSFNLGDFDAIWEEYQAH, translated from the coding sequence ATGCGAAAATCATTTTATACTTGGTTGATGACGGAGCGCAATCCTAAAAGCAATGCTCCTAAGGCCCTTCTAGCAGATCTTGCATTTCACGAGTCTGCTTTTCCCAAGCATACAGATGACTTCGATGAGGTCAGTCGCTATCTAGAAGAGCATGCCAGCTTTTCCTTTAATCTTGGCGATTTTGATGCGATTTGGGAAGAATACCAAGCCCACTAG
- a CDS encoding PhoH family protein encodes MQEHSVEITLTHPDDLFHLFGSNERHLRLMEQEFGVIIHARTEIVQIIGEEETCEQVRQVIQALLVLVNRGMTIGTPDVVTAITMVRNGELDKFIALYEEEIIKDSYGKPIRVKTLGQKIYVDSVKNHDVTFGIGPAGTGKTFLAVTLAVTALKRGQVKRIILTRPAVEAGESLGFLPGDLKEKVDPYLRPVYDALYQILGKDQTTRMMEREIIEIAPLAYMRGRTLDDAFVILDEAQNTTIMQMKMFLTRLGFNSKMIVNGDTSQIDLPRNVKSGLIDAQEKLKNISQIDFVHFSAKDVVRHPVVAEIIRAYEPIPNPVLKEEPDVEEEE; translated from the coding sequence TTGCAAGAACATTCAGTTGAAATTACATTAACGCATCCAGACGATCTCTTTCATTTGTTTGGATCTAACGAACGCCATCTCCGTTTGATGGAGCAAGAATTTGGGGTGATTATTCATGCACGGACAGAAATCGTCCAAATCATTGGGGAAGAAGAAACCTGCGAGCAGGTTCGTCAAGTCATCCAGGCTCTTTTGGTCCTCGTCAACCGTGGCATGACCATTGGAACGCCGGATGTGGTGACCGCCATTACCATGGTGAGAAATGGGGAATTGGATAAGTTCATCGCTCTCTATGAAGAAGAGATTATCAAGGATAGTTACGGCAAGCCCATTCGGGTTAAAACGCTTGGTCAAAAGATCTATGTCGATAGTGTCAAGAACCATGATGTCACTTTTGGGATTGGACCAGCGGGGACTGGGAAAACCTTCCTAGCAGTGACCTTGGCCGTGACTGCCCTCAAGCGTGGTCAGGTCAAGCGGATCATTTTGACCCGTCCTGCTGTAGAAGCTGGAGAGAGCCTTGGTTTCCTACCAGGGGATCTCAAAGAAAAAGTGGACCCTTATCTACGACCGGTCTATGATGCTCTTTACCAGATTTTAGGGAAAGACCAAACAACTCGGATGATGGAGCGGGAGATTATCGAGATTGCCCCTTTGGCTTATATGCGGGGGCGGACCTTGGACGATGCCTTTGTCATCCTCGATGAAGCGCAAAATACCACCATCATGCAGATGAAGATGTTTTTGACTCGTCTTGGTTTTAACTCTAAGATGATTGTCAATGGAGATACCAGCCAGATTGACCTTCCTCGAAATGTTAAATCCGGCTTGATTGATGCCCAGGAGAAATTGAAGAATATTTCTCAAATTGACTTTGTGCATTTCTCTGCCAAGGATGTCGTTCGTCATCCAGTAGTAGCAGAGATTATCCGGGCCTACGAGCCCATTCCGAATCCAGTCCTCAAAGAAGAACCGGATGTGGAAGAAGAAGAATAA
- the cvfB gene encoding RNA-binding virulence regulatory protein CvfB: protein MNTNLASYIMGMVIDENDHFYFVQKDGQTYALDKAEGPHQVGESVKGFAYTDMKQKLRLTTLEVTATQESFGWGTVTEVRKDLGVFVDTGLPDKQIVVSLDILPEIKDLWPKKGDRLYIRLEVDKKDRIWGILAYQEDFQRLARPAYNNMQNQNWPAIVYRLKLSGTFVYLPENNMLGFIHPSERYAEPRLGQVLDARVIGFREVDRTLNLSLKPRSFEMLENDAQMILTYLEANGGFMTLNDKSSPEEIKATFGISKGQFKKALGGLMKAKKIKQDQFGTELI, encoded by the coding sequence ATGAATACGAATCTAGCAAGCTACATCATGGGAATGGTCATTGATGAAAATGATCACTTCTATTTTGTTCAAAAAGATGGCCAGACCTACGCGCTTGATAAAGCAGAAGGCCCACACCAAGTCGGAGAAAGTGTCAAGGGCTTTGCCTATACAGATATGAAGCAAAAGCTCAGACTCACGACACTTGAAGTCACAGCAACTCAAGAAAGCTTTGGCTGGGGAACGGTTACGGAAGTGCGCAAGGATTTGGGAGTCTTCGTGGATACAGGGCTTCCAGATAAGCAGATTGTTGTCTCACTAGATATCTTACCGGAGATCAAAGATTTATGGCCTAAAAAGGGCGATCGTCTCTATATTCGCTTAGAAGTTGATAAGAAAGATCGGATTTGGGGGATCTTAGCCTACCAGGAAGATTTCCAGCGTTTGGCTCGTCCTGCTTACAACAATATGCAAAACCAAAACTGGCCAGCCATTGTCTACCGCTTGAAATTGTCTGGAACCTTTGTTTACCTTCCAGAGAACAATATGCTGGGCTTTATCCACCCAAGTGAGCGCTATGCAGAACCTCGTTTGGGACAAGTCCTAGATGCCCGGGTCATTGGATTCCGTGAGGTGGATCGGACCTTGAATCTATCTTTGAAGCCACGCTCCTTTGAAATGTTGGAAAACGATGCCCAAATGATTCTGACCTATTTGGAAGCCAATGGAGGCTTTATGACCTTGAATGATAAGTCATCTCCAGAAGAAATCAAGGCAACTTTTGGGATTTCAAAAGGTCAGTTCAAAAAGGCTTTGGGTGGTTTGATGAAGGCCAAAAAAATCAAGCAAGACCAGTTTGGAACAGAGTTGATCTAA